The Acidimicrobiales bacterium sequence CGCCGAGGTTGTTCTCGATCGTGTAGTCGAGGATCGGGTAGCCCTGGTCGTTCGGTGGTGTCCAGCTGACCGTGACGGAGGTGTCGCCTCGCACCACCGTGGGGGTCGGCGGCGCGTCCGGCACGTCGCCCGGCGCGATCGCATCGGACCAGAGGCTGACACTGGTGCTCGTGTCCGTGCCGGACAGCGGATCGCGGTTCACCGCGCGGACCCGGAATCGCACCGGGTCGCCGTTTGCCAGGTCGGTCCAGGTGTACTGGTTCGCACCCGGCACCGCCGTCACCTGGATCCAGTTGGAGGTTCCTTCGCGCTGCACGTCGTAGGTGCTGATCGTGTCGCCGCCGTCGTAGGGCTCGTTCCAGCTGATGATGACCTGGCGGTCGCCGTATGCCACCTGCGGCTTCGCCGGTGCGGTCGGGACGGTCAACGGGTGCTCGCCGGCGGACCACGGAGACCAATCGGACCATCCGTTGTTGTCCGCCGCGGCGCTGTTCTGGGCGCGCACCCGGAACTGGTAGTCGGTTCCGTTGGTCAGGCCGGTCCAGAGCAGGCTCGTCGCGTTGCTCTGGGTCTCGCGGGTCTCGAGGGTCTGACCGCCGCCGATCTCGATCTGGTAGTTGATGACGGGCGAACCCGCCGACACCGCGTCGGGCCAGGTGATGTCGAGTTCGCGGTCACCGAACGTGAGCAGCGGGGTGGACGGCGGTTCCGGCCGGACGTCCGGGGTACACGGACTCGACTCGACGCTGGCGACGCCCGTTCCGGCCTCGTTCACGGCCGTGACGGTGAACCGGTAGGTCGTGGCGTTGTCGAGCCCGTCCCACCGGTAGTTCGTCGCCGGGTCGGACAGGAACTCGAGATGGCCGGTGCCGCCGAACGAGTCCGTGTAGTCCAGGATGTAGCCGTCGATGGCGGCACCGTTGCCCGCCGGGGTGTTCCACGTGAGCACGCAGTACCGGTCACCGAACGAGTCGACCGCTGGCGGTTGCGGTTGGGCCGGGAACCCGACGACTTCCACGTTCACCGTGCCGATCCCCACCTGCGTGTCGAGACGACGGCCGTCCTGCACCGTGTAGGTGAAGGTCGCGGTCCCGAAGAAGGTCGGGTCCGGCGTGAAGGTGATCGTCGATCCGTCGAGGATCTCCACGGTGCCGTCGGGCGTCGTGCCGACTTCGGTGATGAGGAGGCCGTCCCCCTCGAGGCCCTGCGGCGAGTTGTCGGTGTCGTTCTCGAGCGGTGTGACCGAAAGAGGCTGGGTTTGCAGCGTGCGTGCGCTGTCCGCGTTGGCGATGGGGGCCGCGTGGGCGGACGGTGTGAGCGTGACGTTGATCGTCCCCTGCGCGGCCTCGCCGGCTTCGTCGGTCGCGGTGTAGGTGAACGAGTCGGTCTCGCCACCGAGATCCGGTGTGCTCGAGATCGTGACGACGCCCGTCGCCGGGTCGACGCCGAGCGTCACGAGGCCGTTGGTCGCTGCCGACACGGTGTAGGTCAGGGAGTCCTGGGTGGGGTCGCGTTCGATGTCGAGGTCCGAGACCAGGCCGTCGAGATCGAACGGCTCGGGGATACCGGCGGTCGCCGTGAGCGACGCATCCGTGGCCACGGGCGGGCGGTTGCCCGGCGGTCCGACCCTCACCGTCATCGCCGCGGCGATGGTGTGTCCCTGCTGGTCATCGACCAGGAAGTCGAACGTGGCGGCACCCTCGAACAGCGGGTCGGGGGTGAAGCGCACGGTGAGCCGGTCCGGCTCGACGGGACCGATCGTCTGGACCGATCCGCCGGTCACGCTCGTCCCGGGTGTGTAGAACAGAACATCGTCGTCCGGGTCACTCACGCCGAGGTGCAGGTCGATGTCGATCGCCGTCTCGAAGGGCGTGTCGACGCTGCGGACCGGCACGATGGGAGCCTGGTTGGGCACCACGAGCACCGTGATGTTGGCGGTGTTCGACTCGAGCCCGTCCGGACTCACCACTCGATACGGGATCTGGACGGTGGCCTCCGGGACCGTCACGGTGACGAGCCCGTCCGCGCCGATCGTGAACGACCCGTCACCCGGATCGACGACCTGCAGTCCCGTGGGCGGGTCGTCGTTGAGGCGGGGGTCGAAGGTGTGGGAGCTCCCGGCCCGCAGCGGGCCCACGGTGTCGTCGAGAGCGATCGGTGGCAGCGGGTCGGGGGCCGTCTCGAGATCGAGGACGACCTGGGCCGAGGCCGTACCGCCGGCCTGGTCGCTGATCGTGTAGCCGAACGCGACCTCTCGGCTCTCGCCCTCAGCGGGTGGTGTGTAGACGACGCTGCCGCCGCCCTCGGCGATCGCGACCTGGCCGGCACCGACCGTCGTAACGGCGGTGACCACGAGCGGGTCACCGTCGGGGTCGGTGTCGTTGCGCAGCACGGGAATGGGCACCGCGGGGCCACCGATCTCGACGGTGGGCACGATCCGGATGTCGTCGATGGCGCTCGGCTCCCGGTTGACGGTCACCTCGGGCATCACGCCCACCAGCACCTCACCGACAGCGCGCAGCGGCTCGCCCTCGACACCGGCGGGAGGCGTGTAGCCGTCGATCAGCGTGTAGCCGAACTCGTCCGGCCCCGAATAGCCGGACGCGGGGGTGTAGAGGATCCTGCCGTCCTCGAGCACCTCGGCCGAGCCGTGGCGCGGTTGTCGGGCGATGCCCTCGATGGAGATCGGGTCACCGTCGGGATCGGAGTCGTTGAAGAGCACGTCGACGATCTCCGGTGTGTCCTCCTGGGTCCGAACGATGTCGGGTCGCGCGATCGGCGGTCGGTTCGGCTGGGTCGCCGGCACGACGCGGACGTCGACCGCGGCCGAAGCCCGGTTTCCGGCGTCGTCGACGACGTCGTAGGCGAAGCTGAAACCGAACTGTTGGGTCTCGGGGATGCTCACGAGGAGCTGTGATCCGTCGGGCGTGATGCGGATGGATGCCTCGGGAAGCTCGGCGCGATCGCCGACCGGGCCCACGATGGTCAGCGCACCGCCGTCCGGGTCGAAGTCGTTGACGAGGACGGCCGCGACCGTGGTCTGGCCGGCGCGGGCGTCGACCACGTCCGGGTTGGCGACCGGGGGTCGATCGGTCGGATCGACCGCGGTGAGCGACACGACGACCGCCCCGCGGACGTCGGGCGCCGTGCCGTCCGAGATCCAGTAGTAGAAGGTCGAGCGCGGTGGCGCGTCGGCGGCTGCCGTCACCAGGAACCCGACGCCGTCGACCTCGCTGATGGACAGTCCGGGCGCCTCGGTCCGTCCGACGATCGCCACGACGTCGCCGTCCGGATCGCCGTCGTTGTCCAGGACGCGGACCATGCGGGTTTCGCCGGCGGTGAGGGTGACGTCGTCGCGAACGGCGACGGGTGGCCGGTTCTCGTCGCCCGGTGAGACCTCGATGCGGATCTGTGCCTCGACGGCACTCGGGCCGTCGCTCGCGACGTAGACGAAGCGGTGGGTGCCCGGGGTCGTCGGGGTGTAGAGGAACGCGCCGTCGGCGGCAAGGTCCGCGTCGGCGTCGGCCGGCTCGATGGCGCGCAGGCCGCGGGCGGTGAGGAGGTCGCCGTCCGGGTCGCTGTCGTTGGCGAGGACATCGAGGGTGACGGCTCGGCCGACCTTCGTCGACCCGACGTCGCTCAGTGCGACCGGCGGCTCGTTGCTGTTCTCGGGGCGAACAAAGATCCGCACGGTCCCGGTCGCCTCGGCCCCGTAGTCGTCGACGACGGTGTACTCGAGCTCGTGAACACCATCGGGTGAGGTGGTGTCCGGCCGGTAGACGATCTCCCCGTCGGAGGTGAACGACACCGCGCCGGTACCGGCGGTGCTCTCGACCGCCACGAGGAGGATCACGTCGCCGTCGGGGTCACGATCGTTC is a genomic window containing:
- a CDS encoding Ig-like domain-containing protein; amino-acid sequence: MRRRRAVAASILATVMIAAVAAAVLLADGRSAAETETNDGGAWLINRNEQAIGHVDRASRELTGVISGFSSGDFVVDQAGRTVIVHDRGAAQLRIVDPSSATTPVTIAVPPGAAVRVYALADGVVVADGETGRVWRLDRIELATIRVVEEETPDINTQSPVQTAVGTDGAVAVFDTGTGDLTWLTANAAKTIATAAPRSRGLLTVVGDRAVLAFDDGRLVVVSRSGSVEHGLDSPLVQIQQPSPSAPTVVGIEADGDVVEIDLGNGQSTVRERLQGGAPLPPIVHRGCVWVVTTMPEPAFEFCGQPPQPIAGVGAELQLRLVNGWIWLNNVRTGDVWTVDEDLDLQQLSDWSTVILSEIDEDAAGTAGGEDSLRLDPDAGEIDPRVLEPDAEGENQVPVAVDDEAATRLDRPVVVDVLRNDADPDNDPLVVVEIFDVVAPDSAQGLVIEPTADGRAVQVTSPEGFQGQITFSYTITDGRGGDASATVTLQVLVDSSEANRAPQAAADNAKVRAGESVSLNVVANDRDPDGDVILLVAVESTAGTGAVSFTSDGEIVYRPDTTSPDGVHELEYTVVDDYGAEATGTVRIFVRPENSNEPPVALSDVGSTKVGRAVTLDVLANDSDPDGDLLTARGLRAIEPADADADLAADGAFLYTPTTPGTHRFVYVASDGPSAVEAQIRIEVSPGDENRPPVAVRDDVTLTAGETRMVRVLDNDGDPDGDVVAIVGRTEAPGLSISEVDGVGFLVTAAADAPPRSTFYYWISDGTAPDVRGAVVVSLTAVDPTDRPPVANPDVVDARAGQTTVAAVLVNDFDPDGGALTIVGPVGDRAELPEASIRITPDGSQLLVSIPETQQFGFSFAYDVVDDAGNRASAAVDVRVVPATQPNRPPIARPDIVRTQEDTPEIVDVLFNDSDPDGDPISIEGIARQPRHGSAEVLEDGRILYTPASGYSGPDEFGYTLIDGYTPPAGVEGEPLRAVGEVLVGVMPEVTVNREPSAIDDIRIVPTVEIGGPAVPIPVLRNDTDPDGDPLVVTAVTTVGAGQVAIAEGGGSVVYTPPAEGESREVAFGYTISDQAGGTASAQVVLDLETAPDPLPPIALDDTVGPLRAGSSHTFDPRLNDDPPTGLQVVDPGDGSFTIGADGLVTVTVPEATVQIPYRVVSPDGLESNTANITVLVVPNQAPIVPVRSVDTPFETAIDIDLHLGVSDPDDDVLFYTPGTSVTGGSVQTIGPVEPDRLTVRFTPDPLFEGAATFDFLVDDQQGHTIAAAMTVRVGPPGNRPPVATDASLTATAGIPEPFDLDGLVSDLDIERDPTQDSLTYTVSAATNGLVTLGVDPATGVVTISSTPDLGGETDSFTYTATDEAGEAAQGTINVTLTPSAHAAPIANADSARTLQTQPLSVTPLENDTDNSPQGLEGDGLLITEVGTTPDGTVEILDGSTITFTPDPTFFGTATFTYTVQDGRRLDTQVGIGTVNVEVVGFPAQPQPPAVDSFGDRYCVLTWNTPAGNGAAIDGYILDYTDSFGGTGHLEFLSDPATNYRWDGLDNATTYRFTVTAVNEAGTGVASVESSPCTPDVRPEPPSTPLLTFGDRELDITWPDAVSAGSPVINYQIEIGGGQTLETRETQSNATSLLWTGLTNGTDYQFRVRAQNSAAADNNGWSDWSPWSAGEHPLTVPTAPAKPQVAYGDRQVIISWNEPYDGGDTISTYDVQREGTSNWIQVTAVPGANQYTWTDLANGDPVRFRVRAVNRDPLSGTDTSTSVSLWSDAIAPGDVPDAPPTPTVVRGDTSVTVSWTPPNDQGYPILDYTIENNLGATQTASAGATDHVFTGLTNGTPYTFTVTANNKVTLDGNAGKPSPSSASVTPAGPPLAPTITSANPDDQGSVALTWTAAGPNGGTLTAYEISNNGGSSWITRNGTATSYTWTGLARGTTYNFRVRGVNVEAGSGAASANVSVTTPDVPSAPGGLSASPGNGSIAISWNAAAANGSAVTGYEVLRTTGGSCSGGDTDKPVSPRTHTFNGLNNGTSYRVCVRAVNSVGRSSWSSRVATPVAPKVVTLTRGASCTGVVFPDGSVCGGSGSYVNVQISGFTPNRTYTYLCQSDDSGGTNYTTYVSTVTISTNGSGSGSRINSTSGCWYGFPNGSMRVVVDGVSDTVRPWGS